Proteins from a genomic interval of Sugiyamaella lignohabitans strain CBS 10342 chromosome C, complete sequence:
- the SSK2 gene encoding mitogen-activated protein kinase kinase kinase SSK2 has protein sequence MSLLRLSGHFLVYTGTFEKYGIYAIADPYLKDRPETVRAILSGYSRIPKKDVEHVSYVMIFCIEEPLVWEGEIVNLDMPYFDIDMKPGRMRLITEGGSQELKRTRKEVSALTGGGDVFDIAVDTKSHITRVDHEMARVRKLFFKLSTSVITSCILFRRRCKPYGCQETVHNMFVFAREFGQRGISVMDANRRGTVAIKLINLCIEWVTFICDDCVPTENKTFRWTVVALEFAMVMTRGVNIVAISGDQFAKLRVKVADCMTLLISHFDITGAKSRAAQQGNSDVLRRGKALNISVDDDDELVAMLREDMVKKLELLEQQRQDTHSVGKVLDDSSGDTEFLTYLASAFSNLQIRWQQGRYIGGGTFGSVYAAVNLDTGGVMAVKEIRLQDTQSIRHILKSIKDEMTVLEILSHPNVVQYYGVEVHRDRVFIFMEYCQGGSLAGLLEYGRIEDEQVIQVYTLQMLEGLAYLHQSGIVHRDIKPENILLDHNGVIKFVDFGAAKVIAKTGKTRQASATNKSNATTGGNKTKLNSMTGTPMYMSPEVITGADSGRHGSIDIWSLGCCVLEMATGRRPWANLDNEWAIMYHIAAGHLPQLPSADQLSIEGQQFLMKTLERDPKKRPSAVDLLSDPWMVSIRNVVLGYSAGSDDSAVSSPSEG, from the coding sequence ATGAGCCTCTTGCGACTGAGTGGCCATTTCCTAGTTTATACAGGAACATTCGAAAAGTATGGTATTTACGCCATTGCCGACCCATATCTCAAGGATAGACCAGAGACTGTAAGAGCCATCTTATCTGGTTATAGTCGTATCCCGAAGAAAGACGTTGAGCACGTCTCATACGTTATGATATTTTGTATCGAAGAACCATTAGTATGGGAGGGTGAGATTGTCAATTTGGATATGCCTTATTTTGATATCGATATGAAACCTGGTCGCATGAGACTCATCACTGAAGGCGGCTCTCAAGAACTGAAGAGAACTCGTAAGGAAGTATCTGCATTGACTGGAGGAGGTGATGTTTTTGATATAGCTGTGGACACCAAATCACATATTACAAGAGTGGACCATGAGATGGCGCGAGTTCGAAAGCTGTTCTTCAAGCTTTCGACCTCTGTGATCACAAGCtgtatattatttagaagaagatgcaaGCCATATGGATGTCAGGAAACAGTTCATAATATGTTTGTATTCGCTAGAGAGTTTGGTCAAAGGGGAATTTCTGTCATGGATGCCAACCGTCGTGGCACAGTGGCTATAAAACTGATCAATCTGTGCATTGAGTGGGTAACTTTTATATGCGATGATTGTGTTCCGACTGAGAACAAGACATTCAGATGGACGGTGGTTGCCCTGGAATTTGCTATGGTAATGACTCGAGGAGTCAATATCGTGGCTATTTCAGGCGATCAATTTGCTAAACTTCGAGTCAAAGTAGCTGACTGTATGACTCTACTGATTTCTCATTTTGACATCACTGGTGCGAAATCTAGAGCAGCTCAGCAAGGTAACAGTGATGTGTTACGCCGAGGCAAAGCTCTCAATATCTcagttgatgatgacgacgagttGGTGGCCATGTTGCGAGAAGATATGGTCAAGAAATTGGAGCTATTGGAACAACAAAGACAAGACACTCACTCTGTAGGTAAAGTCCTTGATGATAGCAGCGGTGATACAGAGTTCTTGACATATCTTGCTTCAGCCTTTTCAAACCTTCAAATCCGTTGGCAACAGGGTCGGTATATCGGTGGTGGTACCTTTGGATCGGTATACGCAGCAGTCAACCTTGACACTGGTGGTGTCATGGCTGTCAAAGAAATCCGGTTACAGGACACCCAGTCTATTCGTCatattttgaaatcaatcaaagaTGAAATGACTGTGCTGGAGATTCTAAGTCACCCCAATGTTGTACAATATTACGGTGTTGAAGTACATCGTGATAGAGTGTTTATTTTCATGGAGTACTGTCAAGGAGGATCACTAGCCGGCCTTCTAGAATATGGCCGTATTGAGGATGAGCAGGTTATTCAGGTGTATACTCTGCAGATGTTGGAAGGTCTAGCGTATCTCCACCAGTCAGGCATTGTTCATCGTGATATTAAACCAGAGAATATTCTATTGGATCATAATGGAGTTATcaagtttgttgattttggtgCTGCTAAAGTGATTGCAAAGACAGGCAAAACTCGCCAGGCTAGTGCCACTAACAAATCCAATGCCACTACTGGTGGTAACAAGACCAAATTGAATAGTATGACAGGCACACCCATGTACATGTCACCAGAAGTCATCACAGGAGCAGATTCCGGTCGTCATGGAAGTATTGATATCTGGTCTCTTGGCTGCTGTGTTTTGGAAATGGCTACAGGCCGTAGACCATGGGCCAATCTCGATAATGAATGGGCTATAATGTATCATATTGCTGCGGGCCACCTGCCTCAATTACCATCAGCCGACCAGTTATCTATTGAGGGTCAACAGTTCCTTATGAAGACTCTTGAACGAGACCCGAAAAAACGACCATCGGCCGTGGATCTCTTAAGTGACCCTTGGATGGTAAGCATCCGTAATGTAGTGTTGGGCTATAGTGCTGGCTCAGATGATAGCGCTGTATCATCTCCATCTGAGGGCTGA
- the GEF1 gene encoding Gef1p (Voltage-gated chloride channel; localized to the golgi, the endosomal system, and plasma membrane; involved in cation homeostasis; highly homologous to vertebrate voltage-gated chloride channels; modulates TBSV model (+) RNA virus replication by regulating copper metabolism; GO_component: GO:0005794 - Golgi apparatus [Evidence IEA]; GO_component: GO:0005794 - Golgi apparatus [Evidence IDA] [PMID 15710404]; GO_component: GO:0005797 - Golgi medial cisterna [Evidence IDA] [PMID 9614122]; GO_component: GO:0000139 - Golgi membrane [Evidence IEA]; GO_component: GO:0034707 - chloride channel complex [Evidence IEA]; GO_component: GO:0005783 - endoplasmic reticulum [Evidence IEA]; GO_component: GO:0005783 - endoplasmic reticulum [Evidence IDA] [PMID 17662057]; GO_component: GO:0005789 - endoplasmic reticulum membrane [Evidence IEA]; GO_component: GO:0005768 - endosome [Evidence IEA]; GO_component: GO:0005768 - endosome [Evidence IDA] [PMID 15710404]; GO_component: GO:0010008 - endosome membrane [Evidence IEA]; GO_component: GO:0000324 - fungal-type vacuole [Evidence IDA] [PMID 17662057]; GO_component: GO:0016021 - integral component of membrane [Evidence IEA]; GO_component: GO:0016021 - integral component of membrane [Evidence ISM] [PMID 12192589]; GO_component: GO:0016020 - membrane [Evidence IEA,IEA]; GO_component: GO:0005886 - plasma membrane [Evidence IEA,IEA]; GO_component: GO:0005886 - plasma membrane [Evidence IDA] [PMID 17662057]; GO_component: GO:0005774 - vacuolar membrane [Evidence IEA]; GO_component: GO:0005773 - vacuole [Evidence IEA]; GO_function: GO:0030554 - adenyl nucleotide binding [Evidence IEA]; GO_function: GO:0005254 - chloride channel activity [Evidence IEA]; GO_function: GO:0005216 - ion channel activity [Evidence IEA]; GO_function: GO:0005247 - voltage-gated chloride channel activity [Evidence IEA]; GO_function: GO:0005247 - voltage-gated chloride channel activity [Evidence IDA] [PMID 12074596]; GO_process: GO:0006878 - cellular copper ion homeostasis [Evidence IMP] [PMID 9520490]; GO_process: GO:0006878 - cellular copper ion homeostasis [Evidence IMP] [PMID 9614122]; GO_process: GO:0006879 - cellular iron ion homeostasis [Evidence IMP] [PMID 9520490]; GO_process: GO:1902476 - chloride transmembrane transport [Evidence IEA]; GO_process: GO:0006821 - chloride transport [Evidence IEA,IEA]; GO_process: GO:0034220 - ion transmembrane transport [Evidence IEA]; GO_process: GO:0006811 - ion transport [Evidence IEA]; GO_process: GO:0044070 - regulation of anion transport [Evidence IEA]; GO_process: GO:0055085 - transmembrane transport [Evidence IEA]; GO_process: GO:0006810 - transport [Evidence IEA]) — translation MSSDSRVHLESLPSGTSVANDSIPDSLVTEIRRYEDFSTIDWVEAASRENTLRIRTYKNAYGKSINSRRPSGPIDPVSENAEDSNAFGFDVLKGTGARYGLLVRQMYSAAQSWLVLALVGACIGLIAGFLSIVTELLSDFKTGYCTAGLYLNENFCCSGYDESDICPEWHRWSSFSGINYVIYIVFSTFFAFLAAFFVYSFAPYAAGSGISEIKCIIAGFIMNGFLDAKTLFIKSVTLPLTIASGLSVGKEGPSVHYAVCVGNTVAGLFPKYRVYKTKMREVLSSCAAAGVAVAFGSPMGGVLFSLEEMTSSFQLKSMWRSYFCALVATATLASVNPFRTGQLVLFSVKYDHDWHFFEIIFFILIGLFGGFGGLFIIKWNLRVQAFRKKYLGNYAIQEATLLAFITAVICYFNEFLRIDMTESMQILFHECDHGFEDNVTCQPSHRMYLATTLIFGMVIRTILTIISYGSKVPAGIFVPSLAIGALFGRFVGTVVWWLHDTFPDATFFSSCPPDAPCITPGTYALLGSAALLSGVMNITVTVVVIIFEVTGALRYILPTMIVVGVTKAVGDYFGPGGGGIADRTIVANGYPFLEDDGDDEHNHYANDPIELAMTKDPIQIPSKKFTISHIQSLLDGSSHQSYPVVDIDDEDASITSSIPTKSSTTATTINQTTNYTNNYLIGYIWRSELEYIVAHNRDTPDRYVSFDSLESSEDSLNFSRLVNFSPVVVQNNTPLSKVIALFSKVGPRIVYVERNKSGTLCGLLTRKDILKYQHKSDYAMAPPDRSAAEEMDRKIWELLSQAISKVQELVRR, via the coding sequence ATGAGTTCTGACAGCAGAGTACACCTGGAGTCGTTACCATCAGGTACCTCGGTGGCGAATGATTCCATTCCGGACTCGCTAGTAACTGAAATCCGACGGTATGAAGACTTCTCAACTATCGATTGGGTAGAGGCTGCTTCGAGAGAGAACACATTGAGGATACGTACATATAAAAATGCCTATGGAAAGAGTATAAATTCGAGAAGACCCAGTGGTCCAATTGATCCAGTTTCTGAGAATGCTGAGGATTCTAATGCATTTGGTTTTGACGTTCTGAAAGGCACAGGTGCTAGATATGGATTGTTGGTTCGCCAGATGTACTCAGCAGCTCAAAGTTGGCTGGTACTAGCACTGGTTGGAGCTTGTATTGGTCTCATTGCTGGGTTCTTAAGCATTGTAACCGAATTGCTATCAGATTTTAAGACTGGCTATTGTACTGCTGGCCTCTATTTAAACGAGAACTTTTGCTGTTCTGGATATGATGAAAGTGATATATGCCCCGAATGGCACAGGTGGAGCTCGTTCAGTGGTATCAATTAcgttatatatattgtcTTTTCGACgttttttgcatttttggctgctttttttgtttacagCTTTGCTCCGTATGCTGCAGGATCAGGAATTTCGGAAATCAAGTGTATTATTGCTGGTTTTATCATGAATGGGTTCTTGGATGCAAAGacactatttattaaaagtGTGACCCTGCCATTGACTATTGCTTCTGGTCTTAGTGTGGGAAAAGAGGGTCCCTCTGTACATTATGCTGTATGTGTTGGAAACACAGTAGCAGGTTTGTTTCCAAAGTATCGTGTTTATAAGACCAAGATGCGAGAGGTGCTGAGTTCTTGTGCAGCAGCGGGTGTGGCAGTAGCATTTGGAAGCCCAATGGGCGGTGTACTATTCTCTTTGGAAGAAATGACATCTTCTTTCCAGCTGAAATCCATGTGGAGAAGCTACTTCTGTGCTTTGGTTGCTACTGCAACTCTAGCATCGGTTAACCCGTTTCGTACAGGGCAATTGGTTTTGTTCTCAGTCAAATATGATCATGACTGGCACTTTTTTGAGATTatcttttttattttgatagGATTATTCGGTGGGTTTGGAGGGCTATTCATTATTAAATGGAATCTTCGTGTTCAGGCGTTTCGTAAGAAGTATCTTGGAAACTATGCTATACAAGAAGCGACTTTGCTCGCGTTTATAACTGCTGTTATCTGTTACTTTAACGAATTTCTGCGTATTGACATGACTGAAAGCATGCAAATCTTGTTTCATGAATGTGATCATGGATTTGAAGATAATGTTACCTGCCAACCATCTCATCGAATGTACCTGGCAACGACATTGATATTTGGTATGGTCATAAGAACTATATTGACAATTATATCCTATGGTAGTAAAGTTCCTGCTGGTATTTTTGTACCATCATTGGCGATTGGAGCTTTATTTGGAAGGTTTGTAGGAACCGTAGTTTGGTGGTTACATGATACGTTTCCAGATGCTACATTTTTTTCGAGCTGTCCTCCTGATGCACCATGTATTACTCCTGGAACTTATGCTCTGCTAGGGTCTGCTGCTTTGTTAAGTGGTGTGATGAATATTACGGTGACGGTTGTTGTGATCATATTCGAAGTAACTGGTGCTTTGCGATACATTCTTCCTACTATGATTGTCGTAGGAGTCACCAAAGCAGTTGGTGATTATTTCGGACCTGGCGGTGGCGGGATTGCTGACCGTACTATAGTTGCAAACGGATACCCATTTCTAGAAGATGATGGGGATGATGAGCACAATCACTATGCAAATGACCCTATAGAGTTGGCCATGACAAAAGATCCCATCCAAATCCCGAGCAAAAAGTTCACGATATCACACATTCAGAGTTTATTAGATGGTAGTAGTCATCAGTCATATCCCGTGGTGGATatcgacgacgaagatgctAGCATTACTAGCAGCATACCAACAAAGTCCTCGACTACTGCCACCACTATCAACCAAACTACAAACTATACAAACAACTATTTGATCGGGTACATATGGCGTTCTGAGTTGGAATACATTGTGGCACACAACCGCGACACACCTGATAGATATGTGTCATTTGACAGTTTAGAATCGTCAGAAGACTCACTAAACTTTTCGCGTCTCGTCAACTTTTCACCAGTTGTCGTTCAGAACAATACTCCGTTGTCAAAAGTTATTGCTCTCTTCTCGAAAGTAGGACCACGCATTGTATATGTTGAGCGCAATAAATCAGGTACACTATGTGGATTACTGACCCGGAAAGACATTCTGAAGTATCAACATAAATCAGACTATGCCATGGCGCCTCCAGATAgatcagcagcagaagaaatGGATCGAAAGATCTGGGAGCTTTTATCGCAAGCGATATCTAAAGTTCAAGAGTTAGTTCGTAGATAG